In Halorientalis sp. LT38, a genomic segment contains:
- a CDS encoding carbon-nitrogen hydrolase family protein yields MSPNVAAVQFEAGPDDSPEENLERAMDVLAETAAEADVACLPEYFATPYFPAEQDPENFDLAVRDDGDFVARIRETAADLDTAVVAPVFEEGYPGGRYYNTALIVDSDGELAGKYRKLHPFQRPGYNETYYFSPGDLGAPVFDVGGLTIGVMICFDRHFPEIARVQALRGADVVFVPTCSFGEENRDAVWVKELTGIAVSNSVYVVGVNRAGTEGGQTHFGASTVIDPSGEERGTLDADPDTLSAEVSPSTVTNVRNTTKHLNDIRAELLPDLDSL; encoded by the coding sequence ATGAGCCCGAACGTCGCCGCCGTCCAGTTCGAGGCCGGCCCGGACGACTCGCCCGAGGAGAACCTCGAGCGGGCGATGGACGTGTTGGCGGAGACCGCGGCCGAGGCCGACGTGGCCTGCCTCCCCGAGTACTTCGCCACGCCGTACTTCCCGGCCGAACAGGACCCCGAGAACTTCGACCTCGCCGTCCGCGACGACGGCGACTTCGTCGCGCGGATCCGCGAGACGGCCGCCGACCTCGACACCGCCGTCGTCGCGCCGGTGTTCGAGGAGGGCTACCCCGGTGGCCGCTACTACAACACGGCGCTGATCGTCGATTCGGACGGGGAACTCGCGGGGAAGTACCGCAAGCTCCACCCCTTCCAGCGCCCCGGCTACAACGAGACCTACTACTTCTCGCCCGGGGACCTCGGCGCGCCGGTGTTCGACGTCGGCGGGCTGACGATCGGGGTGATGATCTGCTTCGACCGACACTTCCCGGAGATCGCCCGCGTCCAGGCGCTCCGCGGCGCCGACGTGGTCTTCGTGCCCACCTGTAGCTTCGGCGAGGAGAACCGCGACGCCGTCTGGGTGAAGGAACTCACCGGCATCGCCGTCTCGAACTCCGTCTACGTCGTCGGCGTCAACCGCGCCGGCACCGAGGGGGGCCAGACCCACTTCGGCGCCTCGACCGTGATCGACCCCAGCGGCGAGGAGCGCGGGACCCTCGACGCCGACCCGGACACCCTCTCCGCCGAGGTCTCCCCGTCAACGGTTACCAACGTCCGGAACACGACGAAACACCTAAACGACATCAGAGCGGAATTACTCCCAGACCTCGATTCGCTGTGA
- a CDS encoding xanthine dehydrogenase family protein molybdopterin-binding subunit codes for MSKHEAVSEETVDREPDEETDVVGSSEERLDAVSKIIGEAEYTYDIEKPRMLHVELVHSQHAHAEILDVDTSAAEAMSGVAAVITGEDVPDNRFGSGIDDEYILPKNKVRFVGEPVAAVAAETEEIAREATEAVEVEYEPLEAVFDTQEALKEDPPAVVHDDLHDYDTSDVLEPRLDPDRPNLYANHRIRTGDIEAGFEEADHVYEGSFDTDMMHHVQMEPHVSVAKWTPEDELKVWTSTNTTYRVKNMLAAAFDVPSSSVNLEVPFVGGSFGGKEGVTEPLAAAVAQHTDHRPVKLAFTRQNQFIEGTYRTPFETELKIGVTDDQEITGLQVKTYLGGGAYAGTGFLVTRNCGFAAVGTYDIPNLKFDSYGVYTNLPIAGSFRGFGNSQLIFAIESLIEDAVMDQGWDPIAFREKNTMEEGDENPAGEVMKSMGAKECLDRAATAIDMDERDRAAEDDEWLRGVGLAQGSKYSMAPTASSAFVKVHGDGKIEVRTTAEEIGTGSMTVLAQIAAEEFGVDLDDVRVLRGDTEVTPYDDGSISSRLTFNTGNAVRKACHDAKEQLYQHAAAKFDVEPEDLATEGGEVYVQGETDEDERMPFADLFEPTVFAGGGFLKEGGEILGKATWHSPVKNVDPETGRGDRLTAFYTHGAQACDLEINRYTGEVRFNKFVSVYDVGNAINPKMVEGQLEGGISMGIGSTLYEALTHDNGRIDNANLLDYKVPFSTEHPLNIETQIVESAHEDGPYGAKGVGEAVLIPSAAAIGNAIKDATGGRLGKIPFTPEMLLGAVENGSDCAPK; via the coding sequence ATGAGTAAGCACGAAGCCGTCTCCGAGGAGACGGTCGACCGGGAACCCGACGAGGAGACAGACGTCGTCGGGTCGTCCGAGGAGCGCCTCGACGCCGTGAGCAAGATCATCGGCGAGGCCGAGTACACGTACGACATCGAGAAGCCCCGGATGTTGCACGTCGAACTCGTCCACAGCCAGCACGCACACGCGGAGATCCTCGACGTCGACACCAGCGCCGCCGAAGCGATGTCCGGGGTCGCGGCGGTGATCACCGGCGAGGACGTCCCGGACAATCGCTTTGGCTCCGGGATCGACGACGAGTACATCCTCCCCAAGAACAAGGTCCGGTTCGTCGGCGAACCGGTCGCCGCCGTCGCCGCCGAGACCGAGGAGATCGCCCGCGAGGCCACCGAGGCCGTCGAGGTCGAGTACGAACCCCTCGAGGCGGTCTTCGACACGCAGGAGGCGCTCAAGGAGGACCCGCCCGCGGTCGTCCACGACGACCTCCACGACTACGACACGAGCGACGTGCTCGAACCGCGACTGGATCCCGACCGGCCGAACCTCTACGCCAACCACCGCATCCGGACCGGCGACATCGAGGCCGGATTCGAGGAGGCCGACCACGTCTACGAGGGCTCGTTCGACACGGACATGATGCACCACGTCCAGATGGAGCCCCACGTCAGCGTCGCCAAGTGGACGCCCGAGGACGAACTCAAGGTGTGGACCTCCACGAACACGACCTACCGCGTGAAGAACATGCTCGCGGCGGCCTTCGACGTGCCCTCCTCCTCGGTCAACCTCGAAGTGCCCTTCGTCGGCGGTAGCTTCGGCGGGAAGGAAGGCGTCACCGAACCGCTCGCGGCCGCGGTCGCCCAGCACACCGACCACCGACCGGTCAAACTGGCCTTCACGCGCCAGAACCAGTTCATCGAGGGGACCTACCGGACGCCCTTCGAGACGGAGCTGAAGATCGGCGTCACGGACGACCAGGAGATCACCGGCCTGCAGGTCAAGACCTACCTCGGCGGCGGAGCCTACGCCGGCACTGGCTTCCTGGTCACCCGCAACTGCGGCTTCGCGGCCGTCGGCACCTACGACATCCCGAATCTGAAGTTCGACTCCTACGGCGTCTACACCAACCTCCCCATCGCCGGCTCCTTCCGGGGCTTCGGCAACTCACAGCTCATCTTCGCCATCGAGTCGCTGATCGAGGACGCCGTAATGGACCAGGGCTGGGACCCCATCGCCTTCCGCGAAAAGAACACGATGGAGGAGGGCGACGAGAACCCGGCCGGCGAGGTGATGAAGAGCATGGGGGCAAAGGAGTGTCTCGACCGCGCCGCCACGGCCATCGACATGGACGAACGCGACCGGGCCGCCGAGGACGACGAGTGGCTCCGCGGCGTCGGCCTCGCGCAGGGGAGCAAGTACAGCATGGCGCCCACCGCGTCCAGCGCGTTCGTGAAGGTCCACGGCGACGGCAAGATCGAGGTCCGGACCACGGCCGAGGAGATCGGCACCGGGTCGATGACCGTCCTCGCCCAGATCGCCGCCGAGGAGTTCGGCGTCGACCTCGACGACGTGCGCGTCCTCCGCGGGGACACCGAGGTCACGCCCTACGACGACGGGTCGATCTCCAGCCGACTCACCTTCAACACGGGCAACGCCGTCCGGAAGGCCTGCCACGACGCCAAGGAACAGCTCTACCAGCACGCCGCCGCGAAGTTCGACGTCGAACCGGAGGACCTCGCGACCGAGGGCGGCGAAGTGTACGTCCAGGGCGAGACCGACGAGGACGAGCGGATGCCCTTCGCGGACCTGTTCGAGCCGACCGTCTTCGCCGGCGGCGGGTTCCTGAAGGAGGGCGGCGAGATCCTGGGGAAGGCCACCTGGCACTCCCCGGTGAAGAACGTCGACCCGGAGACGGGACGGGGCGACCGCCTGACGGCCTTCTACACCCACGGCGCGCAGGCGTGTGACCTGGAGATCAACAGGTACACCGGCGAGGTCCGGTTCAACAAGTTCGTCTCCGTCTACGACGTCGGCAACGCGATCAACCCGAAGATGGTCGAAGGCCAGCTCGAGGGCGGCATCAGCATGGGGATCGGCTCCACGCTGTACGAGGCGCTGACCCACGACAACGGCCGCATCGACAACGCGAACCTGCTCGACTACAAGGTGCCCTTCTCGACCGAACACCCGCTGAACATCGAGACGCAGATCGTCGAGTCCGCACACGAAGACGGGCCCTACGGAGCCAAAGGGGTCGGCGAAGCGGTCCTGATCCCGAGCGCTGCGGCCATCGGGAACGCCATCAAGGACGCGACCGGCGGGCGACTGGGGAAGATTCCGTTCACGCCCGAGATGTTGCTCGGAGCGGTGGAAAACGGATCGGATTGCGCGCCGAAGTAA
- a CDS encoding CoxG family protein gives MEFEGEFSVASTLSETWAFLQDPEQLGTVIPNCQNIEVIDDTHYTAEIGVSVSHISVTFDVNAEIIEEVEEEYLEFKLTGNAKDGDSRMEATVAVDLSEGEDADVTDLDWEARVDVTGRIMNMGSRIVKSVGQRQINKTIENVKGELGEVETEESGGLLG, from the coding sequence ATGGAATTTGAAGGAGAATTCAGCGTCGCGAGCACTCTGTCGGAGACGTGGGCCTTCCTGCAGGACCCCGAGCAACTCGGGACCGTCATCCCCAACTGTCAGAACATCGAGGTCATCGACGACACACACTACACCGCCGAGATCGGCGTCTCGGTGTCGCACATCTCGGTGACCTTCGACGTGAACGCGGAGATCATCGAGGAGGTCGAAGAGGAGTACCTCGAGTTCAAGCTCACGGGGAACGCCAAGGACGGCGACAGCCGCATGGAGGCGACCGTCGCCGTCGACCTGTCCGAAGGAGAGGACGCCGACGTGACCGACCTCGACTGGGAGGCACGGGTCGACGTGACCGGCCGCATCATGAACATGGGCAGCCGGATCGTCAAGAGCGTCGGCCAGCGCCAGATCAACAAGACCATCGAGAACGTCAAGGGAGAACTCGGCGAAGTCGAGACCGAGGAGTCCGGCGGTCTCCTCGGCTGA
- a CDS encoding cyclase family protein, with product MEIQDLSIRVDEDTSVPPKLPTFRQGRVVRHEESDYESDFMAATTHIGTHMDAPYHFDADGRKIGDIELTETIRPTKRADVRDVAEPNTEITLEQVEERLPGPLEEGEFLFVHTGWSDEHEGTQAFYGDNPYYAEEIAEYVVEQGGRGLITDAAIDPGDEGYRNHYTLLEADKVIVENVVNCDGLPDEFTTYVVPMRLANGDGAPARVFVIRDE from the coding sequence ATGGAGATCCAAGACCTATCTATCCGCGTCGACGAGGACACGAGCGTCCCCCCGAAGCTGCCGACGTTCCGGCAGGGCCGGGTCGTCCGACACGAGGAGTCGGACTACGAGAGCGACTTCATGGCGGCCACGACCCACATCGGCACGCACATGGACGCGCCGTACCACTTCGACGCCGACGGCCGGAAGATCGGCGACATCGAGCTGACCGAGACGATCCGCCCCACGAAACGCGCCGACGTGCGCGACGTCGCGGAACCCAACACGGAGATCACGCTCGAACAGGTCGAAGAGCGCCTGCCCGGTCCCCTGGAGGAGGGGGAGTTCCTCTTCGTCCACACCGGGTGGAGCGACGAGCACGAGGGGACCCAGGCGTTCTACGGCGACAACCCCTACTACGCCGAGGAGATCGCCGAGTACGTCGTCGAGCAGGGCGGCCGCGGGCTGATCACCGACGCCGCGATCGACCCCGGCGACGAGGGCTACCGGAACCACTACACGCTGCTCGAGGCCGACAAGGTGATCGTCGAGAACGTGGTCAACTGCGACGGGCTTCCGGACGAGTTCACCACCTACGTCGTGCCGATGCGACTGGCCAACGGCGACGGGGCGCCGGCCCGGGTCTTCGTGATCCGCGACGAATGA
- a CDS encoding FAD binding domain-containing protein translates to MATEQRNDSEFYRAGSFAEAAALLREHDAAVIAGGQSLMPLIRQGVIDKEAIVDVSAIEGHDEVDPDGDELYLGGLATHRELIESDLGETPWSTLIETAKEIGDRQVRNWGTIGGSIAHADPSLDYPPTMIAMDAEVECSNGESTEYVPLEEFYIGEYVTVLDPDQLVTGVRIPRPPEGTGVAFEKFAWRKGDMSLVNVAARLTVDGSEITEARIVVGCMGPTPLRMEKMEAALVGSSVDDADRQRAVAEHVDEFTEPVGEEHASVEYKNRLAERLTEKTLRTAAERATEGSA, encoded by the coding sequence ATGGCGACAGAGCAGCGCAACGACAGCGAGTTTTACAGAGCGGGCTCGTTCGCGGAGGCCGCCGCCCTCCTCCGCGAGCACGACGCCGCCGTCATCGCTGGCGGGCAGAGCCTGATGCCGCTCATCCGGCAGGGCGTAATCGACAAGGAGGCCATCGTCGACGTCTCCGCGATCGAGGGCCACGACGAGGTCGACCCCGACGGCGACGAACTCTACCTCGGCGGCCTCGCGACCCACCGGGAACTGATCGAGAGCGACCTGGGCGAGACTCCCTGGAGCACGCTCATCGAGACCGCGAAGGAGATCGGCGATCGGCAGGTCCGCAACTGGGGGACCATCGGCGGCTCGATCGCCCACGCCGACCCGTCGCTCGATTACCCGCCGACGATGATCGCGATGGACGCCGAGGTCGAGTGCTCGAACGGGGAGTCAACCGAGTACGTCCCCCTCGAGGAGTTCTATATCGGCGAGTACGTCACCGTACTCGACCCGGACCAGCTGGTCACCGGCGTCCGGATCCCCCGCCCGCCCGAGGGGACCGGCGTCGCCTTCGAGAAGTTCGCCTGGCGCAAAGGCGACATGTCGCTGGTCAACGTCGCCGCGCGGCTGACCGTCGACGGCTCTGAGATCACCGAGGCCCGCATCGTCGTCGGCTGCATGGGTCCGACGCCCCTCCGGATGGAGAAGATGGAGGCGGCGCTCGTGGGATCCTCGGTCGACGACGCCGACCGCCAGCGCGCCGTCGCCGAACACGTCGACGAGTTCACCGAGCCCGTGGGCGAAGAGCACGCCTCCGTCGAGTACAAGAATCGCCTCGCGGAGCGCCTGACCGAGAAGACGTTGCGGACCGCCGCCGAGCGGGCCACGGAGGGAAGCGCATGA
- a CDS encoding (2Fe-2S)-binding protein yields the protein MTVTLTVNGEEKEVEVDPTVPLSKLLREELELKGTKRGCETGKCGACTVIVDGKATKSCQRLAGQTEGGDVLTIEGLADRAAEGDELHPVQQGFVDEFGMQCGYCTPGIAMMSVALLEENPDPTREEIQHGIKGNLCRCTGYAKIYDAVLGAADRLEDTSLDPDADAAPSDD from the coding sequence ATGACCGTCACGCTCACCGTCAACGGCGAGGAGAAGGAAGTCGAGGTCGACCCGACCGTCCCGCTCTCGAAGCTCCTGCGCGAGGAACTCGAGCTCAAGGGGACGAAACGCGGCTGCGAGACCGGCAAGTGCGGCGCCTGCACAGTAATAGTGGACGGGAAGGCGACGAAGTCCTGCCAGCGCCTCGCCGGCCAGACCGAAGGCGGGGACGTGCTGACCATCGAGGGACTCGCCGACCGGGCCGCCGAGGGCGACGAGCTCCACCCCGTCCAGCAGGGGTTCGTCGACGAGTTCGGAATGCAGTGTGGCTACTGCACCCCCGGCATCGCGATGATGTCAGTGGCACTGCTGGAGGAGAACCCGGACCCCACCCGCGAGGAGATCCAGCACGGCATCAAGGGCAACCTCTGTCGCTGTACCGGCTACGCCAAGATCTACGACGCGGTGCTCGGCGCCGCAGACCGGCTCGAAGACACCTCGCTCGACCCCGACGCCGACGCGGCACCGAGCGACGACTAG
- a CDS encoding (2Fe-2S)-binding protein yields MSAIDDITIELNGEEQTFSVEPGVPLRDAIRNELELTGTKEACEVGECGSCMTLVEGTPVKSCLIPAHQADGKAVTTVEGLADRSDDGEDLHPVQEGFIEEFGMQCGYCTPGFVVSSVAMLEENPDPSREEMKQYLKGNLCRCTGYTKIFDAVEHAAEQYDG; encoded by the coding sequence ATGAGCGCAATCGACGACATCACGATCGAGTTGAACGGCGAGGAACAGACGTTCTCGGTCGAGCCGGGCGTCCCGCTCCGGGACGCCATCCGGAACGAACTCGAGTTGACCGGGACGAAAGAGGCCTGCGAGGTCGGCGAATGTGGCTCCTGTATGACGCTCGTCGAGGGCACGCCGGTCAAGTCCTGCCTGATCCCGGCCCACCAGGCCGACGGCAAGGCGGTCACGACCGTCGAGGGGCTGGCTGACCGCAGCGACGACGGCGAGGACCTCCACCCCGTCCAGGAGGGGTTCATCGAGGAGTTCGGGATGCAGTGTGGCTACTGCACCCCGGGCTTCGTCGTCTCCTCGGTCGCGATGCTCGAGGAGAACCCCGATCCGAGTCGCGAGGAGATGAAGCAGTACCTGAAGGGGAACCTCTGTCGCTGTACCGGCTACACGAAGATCTTCGACGCCGTCGAGCACGCCGCCGAGCAGTACGACGGCTGA